A genomic segment from Cryptosporangium phraense encodes:
- a CDS encoding MFS transporter, with the protein MGRQFRWLWASFAVSAYGSGLGFGAFPLIAVLVLHEGPAAVSALSAVAPAVGALIAVPLGPWVERRRKRPVMIATDLARFAVLLTVPIAYALHRLSYVQLVGVAVVMAAGKIAFNAAAGAYLKAVVRPDGLLVANARFESTTWSSIAVGPPLGGAAIGVFGPVVTVVADACSYGLSALCLTAAGAGGRPESSGRADVLGGFRFLAGHPVLRRLFVNQLLVAGLIMATEPLLAVLLLRDLGFAPWQYGLAFAAPCVGGLIGSRLARPVVERFGRRRVLVVVGTLRAVPLLGLAFVRPGVAGLVTVIGVELAIIVGMSLYTPVLATYRLEQAPPELVARALTAWSIGSSGSIAGLSALGGVVAAATGPRAAIALAGVVILGTPWLLRRVEVPLSSSASGRA; encoded by the coding sequence CTGGGGCGGCAGTTCCGGTGGCTGTGGGCGTCGTTCGCGGTCAGCGCGTACGGGTCGGGGCTCGGCTTCGGCGCGTTCCCGCTGATCGCGGTGCTCGTGTTGCACGAGGGGCCGGCCGCGGTGTCGGCGCTCTCGGCGGTGGCGCCCGCGGTGGGGGCGCTGATCGCGGTGCCGCTGGGGCCGTGGGTGGAGCGCCGGCGCAAGCGTCCGGTGATGATCGCGACGGACCTGGCCCGGTTCGCGGTGCTGCTCACGGTGCCGATCGCGTATGCGCTGCACCGGCTGTCGTACGTCCAGCTGGTGGGCGTCGCCGTGGTGATGGCGGCGGGGAAGATCGCGTTCAACGCGGCGGCGGGCGCGTACCTGAAGGCGGTCGTCCGGCCGGACGGCCTGCTGGTGGCGAACGCGCGGTTCGAATCGACGACGTGGAGCTCGATCGCGGTGGGGCCGCCGCTCGGCGGGGCGGCGATCGGGGTGTTCGGGCCGGTCGTCACCGTGGTGGCGGACGCGTGCAGCTACGGGTTGTCGGCGCTCTGCCTGACCGCGGCCGGGGCCGGGGGGCGGCCGGAGTCCTCGGGCCGGGCCGACGTGCTCGGTGGGTTCCGGTTCCTGGCCGGACATCCCGTGCTGCGACGGTTGTTCGTCAACCAGCTCCTGGTCGCGGGCCTGATCATGGCGACCGAGCCGTTGCTGGCCGTGCTTCTCCTCCGTGACCTGGGGTTCGCGCCGTGGCAGTACGGGCTGGCGTTCGCGGCGCCGTGCGTCGGCGGGTTGATCGGGTCGCGCCTGGCCCGGCCGGTGGTGGAGCGGTTCGGCCGGCGGCGGGTGCTGGTCGTGGTCGGGACGCTGCGGGCGGTCCCGCTGCTCGGGCTGGCGTTCGTGCGGCCGGGGGTGGCCGGGCTGGTCACGGTGATCGGGGTCGAGCTGGCGATCATCGTCGGCATGAGCCTGTACACGCCGGTGCTGGCCACGTACCGGCTCGAGCAGGCGCCGCCGGAGCTGGTGGCGCGGGCGCTGACCGCCTGGTCGATCGGGAGCAGCGGGTCGATCGCCGGGCTGAGCGCGCTCGGGGGTGTGGTGGCCGCGGCGACCGGACCGCGGGCCGCGATCGCGCTGGCCGGGGTGGTGATCCTGGGGACGCCGTGGCTGCTGCGTCGGGTCGAGGTTCCGCTGAGCTCTAGCGCTTCCGGACGAGCGTGA
- a CDS encoding FAD-dependent monooxygenase has product MTVLIVGAGPTGAFLALELARHGVPSVVLDRATAAPARPEPALLDDPSVAALRRIGVDLSGGLAASLRAAAAGHPLVGLRPGWTFTGLLAPGEGVRAVALDRAAGVRHVLEARYLAGCDGARSTVRQCLGIPLDGLPDPVPHCSIYYRTAGQDQTVQVVRLRVAAGDAIPTDPVALLRAALGDRLAAAEILDVVQWDDALPVATTYRRGPAFLAGEAAHWFSPPSEDASLSIADAVALAAVLAGHTALDSYEDARRPAACRARDRLKSRDHVMTEHPGSGQPW; this is encoded by the coding sequence ATGACCGTGCTGATCGTCGGCGCGGGTCCGACCGGGGCGTTCCTGGCGCTGGAGCTGGCCCGGCACGGCGTGCCCAGCGTCGTGCTCGACCGGGCCACGGCCGCCCCCGCGCGGCCCGAGCCGGCCCTGCTCGACGACCCGAGCGTCGCCGCTCTGCGGAGGATCGGCGTCGACCTGTCCGGCGGCCTCGCCGCCTCGCTGCGCGCCGCGGCCGCCGGCCATCCCCTCGTCGGCCTCCGCCCGGGCTGGACGTTCACCGGTCTGCTCGCCCCGGGCGAGGGGGTGCGCGCGGTCGCGCTCGACCGGGCGGCCGGGGTGCGGCACGTTCTCGAGGCCCGGTACCTGGCCGGGTGCGACGGGGCCCGCAGCACGGTCCGGCAGTGCCTGGGCATCCCGCTGGACGGGCTGCCCGACCCGGTCCCGCACTGCTCGATCTACTACCGCACCGCCGGCCAGGACCAGACCGTTCAGGTCGTCCGGCTCCGGGTCGCCGCCGGTGACGCGATCCCGACCGACCCCGTCGCACTGCTCCGGGCCGCGCTCGGCGACCGGCTGGCCGCCGCCGAGATCCTCGACGTCGTCCAGTGGGACGACGCGCTGCCGGTCGCGACGACGTACCGGCGGGGCCCGGCGTTCCTGGCCGGCGAGGCGGCCCACTGGTTCTCGCCGCCGAGTGAGGACGCGTCGCTGAGCATCGCCGACGCCGTGGCGCTGGCGGCCGTGCTCGCCGGGCACACCGCGCTGGACTCCTACGAGGACGCGCGCCGCCCGGCCGCATGCCGGGCCCGCGACCGGCTGAAATCACGTGATCACGTGATGACCGAGCACCCCGGTTCGGGTCAGCCTTGGTGA
- a CDS encoding O-methyltransferase — protein MDDLIAPALVDYLEAHATAEDEILRDLAAATREQFPGAAGMQVSADEGRLLTLITQLTGARTAVEVGVFTGYSALCIARGLPADGHLLACDVSDEWTSLARVYWKRAGVDDRIDLRIAPAIDTLRALPGDPVIDLAFVDADKPGYRDYYAELVPRLRPGGVLLLDNVLMGGRVLDAHSTHPMRALNDDVVRDDRVDSVMLPVRDGVTLVRKR, from the coding sequence ATGGACGATCTGATCGCGCCCGCGCTCGTCGACTACCTCGAAGCCCACGCCACCGCCGAGGACGAGATCCTGCGAGACCTCGCCGCTGCGACGCGCGAGCAGTTCCCGGGTGCGGCCGGCATGCAGGTCTCGGCCGACGAAGGACGCCTGCTGACGCTGATCACGCAGCTGACCGGCGCGCGCACCGCGGTCGAGGTCGGCGTGTTCACCGGGTACTCCGCCCTGTGCATCGCCCGCGGCCTGCCCGCCGACGGGCACCTGCTGGCCTGTGACGTCTCCGACGAGTGGACGTCGCTGGCCCGCGTCTACTGGAAGCGCGCGGGCGTCGACGACCGGATCGACCTGCGGATCGCCCCGGCGATCGACACGCTGCGGGCGCTCCCCGGCGACCCGGTGATCGACCTCGCGTTCGTCGACGCCGACAAGCCCGGCTACCGCGACTACTACGCCGAACTCGTGCCCCGGCTGCGGCCCGGCGGCGTCCTGTTGCTGGACAACGTCCTGATGGGAGGCCGGGTGCTCGACGCGCACTCCACCCATCCGATGCGTGCCCTCAACGACGACGTGGTCCGCGACGACCGCGTCGACTCCGTCATGCTCCCGGTCCGCGACGGCGTCACGCTCGTCCGGAAGCGCTAG
- a CDS encoding LysR family transcriptional regulator, translating into MDLQAVRTFVAAVDIGQFQDAAAALGVTQQAVSKRVAALERDLHVVLFTRTPRGVRLTVDGQAFLPHARELLRVADRADASVRPGRRALRVDVHSRRIAPAGVLQEFHRQHPDVDLDVVTMLDANVNAAAEAVAAGTIDATFHAVRGALAPPLTAARVIDDAHQLLVGPDHPLAFAGSVSVSELAGHRLWMPGLAPETEWTDYYDELAAAFGLTIDVAGPVFGYEAQLAEIAATAQLATLVGEGSRYLWPDSFGLRRIPIRNPTPIYPMSLIWRADNPHPGLALLRDHLASGRGDRRSEDVWMPSWVDRIG; encoded by the coding sequence GTGGATCTCCAGGCCGTCCGGACGTTCGTGGCCGCCGTCGACATCGGCCAGTTCCAGGACGCGGCCGCCGCGCTCGGCGTCACCCAGCAGGCCGTGTCCAAACGCGTCGCCGCCCTCGAGCGCGACCTGCACGTCGTGCTGTTCACCCGCACCCCGCGGGGCGTCCGGCTGACCGTCGACGGCCAGGCCTTCCTGCCGCACGCCCGCGAGCTGCTCCGCGTCGCCGACCGCGCCGACGCGTCGGTCCGCCCCGGCCGGCGCGCGTTGCGCGTCGACGTCCACAGCCGGCGCATCGCGCCTGCCGGGGTCCTGCAGGAGTTCCACCGTCAGCATCCGGACGTCGATCTGGACGTCGTGACGATGCTGGACGCGAACGTGAACGCGGCGGCCGAGGCCGTCGCCGCGGGCACGATCGACGCGACGTTCCACGCGGTGCGAGGCGCGTTGGCGCCGCCCCTGACCGCGGCGCGGGTGATCGACGACGCGCACCAGCTGCTGGTGGGGCCGGATCATCCGTTGGCGTTCGCGGGCTCGGTCTCCGTGTCGGAGCTCGCCGGACATCGGCTCTGGATGCCGGGGCTCGCGCCGGAGACCGAGTGGACCGACTACTACGACGAGCTGGCCGCGGCGTTCGGCCTGACGATCGACGTGGCCGGGCCGGTGTTCGGGTACGAGGCCCAGCTGGCCGAGATCGCCGCGACGGCGCAGCTGGCGACGCTGGTCGGGGAGGGGTCGCGGTACCTGTGGCCGGACAGCTTCGGCCTGCGCCGGATCCCGATCCGGAACCCGACGCCGATCTACCCGATGTCGCTGATCTGGCGCGCCGACAACCCGCACCCGGGCCTGGCCCTCCTGCGGGACCATCTCGCGTCCGGCCGCGGAGATCGGCGGTCCGAAGATGTGTGGATGCCGAGTTGGGTGGACCGAATCGGGTAG
- a CDS encoding nucleoside hydrolase, translating to MGRPVYLDCDTGIDDSMAIAYLMAHPGVDLVGVGTVFGNIDAHRAARNTLDLLALGGHDHVPVAVGAEKLLAGAWPGGAAHVHGDNGIGGVDLPHCGREPVSSAADLLIRLAHEHEGDLRVLAIGPLTNLARAVDREPALPSLVESVVVMGGAAKSPGNVTPVAEANIFNDPQAAARVLDAGWPLTLVPLDLTLENTLEESDRAVLLGAAQPVPRAVGAMLDVYFSFYTGTYGRRCAALHDPLAAAIAAGGVTPTLAPAVQIVVDETDGPGRGQTICDLRGERVGYPAQPTARNRLVLEISAPFAPHLMEVLTSR from the coding sequence ATGGGTCGGCCTGTTTACCTGGACTGCGACACCGGCATCGACGACTCGATGGCGATCGCCTACCTGATGGCCCACCCGGGCGTCGACCTGGTCGGCGTCGGCACGGTCTTCGGCAACATCGACGCCCACCGGGCCGCCCGGAACACGCTCGACCTGCTCGCGCTGGGCGGGCACGACCACGTGCCGGTGGCCGTCGGCGCGGAGAAACTGCTGGCCGGGGCCTGGCCGGGCGGTGCCGCGCACGTCCACGGCGACAACGGCATCGGCGGGGTCGACCTGCCGCACTGCGGCCGGGAGCCGGTCTCGTCCGCGGCCGACCTGCTGATCCGGCTGGCCCACGAGCACGAGGGCGACCTGCGCGTGCTCGCGATCGGGCCGCTGACCAACCTGGCCCGGGCGGTCGACCGCGAGCCCGCGCTGCCGTCGCTGGTCGAGAGCGTCGTCGTGATGGGCGGAGCGGCGAAGTCGCCGGGGAACGTCACGCCGGTGGCCGAGGCCAACATCTTCAACGATCCGCAGGCGGCGGCCCGGGTGCTGGACGCGGGCTGGCCGCTGACGCTGGTGCCGCTCGACCTGACCTTGGAGAACACGCTGGAGGAGTCCGATCGGGCGGTCCTGCTGGGTGCTGCGCAGCCGGTCCCGCGCGCGGTCGGCGCGATGCTCGACGTCTACTTCAGCTTCTACACCGGGACGTACGGACGACGCTGCGCGGCGCTGCACGACCCGCTGGCGGCGGCGATCGCGGCCGGTGGGGTCACGCCGACGCTGGCCCCGGCGGTCCAGATCGTGGTGGACGAGACCGACGGGCCCGGGCGCGGTCAGACGATCTGCGACCTGCGCGGCGAGCGGGTCGGCTACCCGGCCCAGCCGACCGCGCGGAACCGGCTGGTACTGGAGATTTCCGCCCCGTTCGCGCCGCATCTGATGGAAGTGTTGACGAGCCGGTAG
- a CDS encoding tetratricopeptide repeat protein encodes MEAKSDRGVSGQKEMYTSALHADVYIADLTGANPNVYLELGVRWALRDRVTIIVCQSITEDLRFNVQTAKAIRYGKEPGVLKTARQRVVDKIIQTQRDDEIDSLIRVLIPDLYTTSRADVDRLRSRIRELEEERGEELVEAALAPDTPQDQGRRFLEEAITKSPRNFRAHLALGDLHRREGRFGLAIERLDQATRLQPGSAEAWRLLGVALTKAERLDEARTAFERSLDLDPHHSETWSNLGGRRRRAAMRPDGSIDRAMLREARDAYLRASRIDRADSYPLGNAALISLMLSTTDPALAEAANTEFTRLFHVATAEVVDPERTDEWKLLDLATALAYRGRLAEGEQRLAEAAALVPRPELPDRFGAFVRTLSDVIAVLPDDHPHRDAFVRLAGAGRAAMGA; translated from the coding sequence GTGGAGGCGAAGAGCGATCGCGGCGTCTCCGGGCAGAAGGAGATGTACACCAGCGCCCTTCACGCCGACGTCTACATCGCCGACCTCACCGGCGCGAACCCGAACGTCTATCTGGAGCTCGGCGTCCGCTGGGCGCTCCGGGACCGCGTCACGATCATCGTCTGCCAGTCGATCACCGAGGATCTCCGGTTCAACGTCCAGACGGCCAAGGCGATCCGCTACGGGAAGGAGCCGGGCGTACTGAAGACGGCTCGGCAACGGGTCGTCGACAAGATCATCCAGACCCAGCGCGACGACGAGATCGACAGCCTCATCCGGGTGCTGATTCCGGATCTCTACACCACCAGCCGTGCGGACGTCGACAGGCTCCGCAGCCGCATCCGCGAGCTCGAGGAGGAGCGCGGTGAAGAGCTGGTCGAGGCCGCGCTCGCGCCCGACACCCCGCAGGATCAGGGGCGTCGCTTCCTCGAGGAAGCGATCACGAAGAGCCCGCGGAACTTCCGCGCGCACCTGGCGCTGGGCGACCTTCACCGACGCGAAGGGCGCTTCGGCCTCGCGATCGAGCGGCTCGATCAGGCCACCCGCCTGCAGCCGGGGTCGGCCGAGGCCTGGCGACTGCTCGGCGTCGCGCTGACCAAGGCCGAGCGCCTGGACGAAGCGCGCACCGCGTTCGAGCGTTCGCTCGACCTCGATCCGCACCACAGCGAGACCTGGTCCAACCTCGGCGGCCGACGCCGGCGCGCGGCGATGCGCCCGGACGGCAGCATCGATCGGGCGATGCTCCGCGAGGCCCGCGACGCCTACCTACGCGCGAGCCGCATCGACCGGGCCGACTCCTACCCGCTGGGCAACGCGGCCCTGATCTCGCTGATGCTGAGCACTACCGACCCGGCCCTCGCCGAAGCCGCGAACACCGAGTTCACGCGGCTCTTCCACGTCGCCACCGCGGAGGTGGTCGACCCCGAACGCACGGATGAGTGGAAGCTCCTGGACCTGGCCACCGCGCTGGCTTACCGTGGCCGGCTCGCCGAGGGCGAGCAACGACTGGCCGAGGCCGCGGCACTCGTCCCGCGTCCGGAACTCCCCGACCGGTTCGGCGCGTTCGTCCGCACGCTCAGCGACGTGATCGCGGTGCTGCCGGACGACCACCCGCACCGCGACGCGTTTGTTCGGCTGGCTGGAGCCGGGCGGGCGGCGATGGGCGCGTGA
- a CDS encoding helix-turn-helix transcriptional regulator, which translates to MTAPIGRERELDALDATLADGVGGCTVVTGPAGIGKSYLLDAVIRRARERGTTVATRRAFELDRAVPLISLASALRNCDPPSASFGWLPGESGNTFRTLERLGASLETSAAERPLVVAIDDAQWIDEFSALAIRQLVPALASSPVRWLLARRPQPEGTPGQQVVSWLRQEGADEVVLGGLPEDAVGALCAQVLDAEVDSTVLALASGFGGSPLQVTQLMRSLRVTDQLVIADGVATVVGTELPSSFVAMVRQVLDQLPDDPRTVVRSSAVFGRPFGLGEVARLLGRRPAELVPLIELAVSASLLTDAGGVLTFVHDLVRRAVHSTLGEAVAVVLHREAATIARADGRPPMEIAEHLLSGGRDGRREAVDELRAAAADVAAMAPSTAADLLVHALDVLGEHGPGRTALVAEAVGLLAAAGRLDQARDLGRAALRAGLDRPTEARLLLGLAEAFKHAGHNATAVGYADQGLRHTDGDALAARLYAIRAHAQVYTGDLAGADRSGEQADVIGRAVGEPGASVFGLCARSLVAQARGDLGGALRHAEVATALADEVGGEALQRHPRIWLAAALTELDRLDEAAREIERGRDESDRLGTGWSAPLWHYYGAAVLLARGELEDAVAEANAGVAVAERLGSHQLALPLLGTLVRVAVERGAVDAAVEYRGRMEALVAGGMSAAPEDVEYPRGLVLAAVGDVGGALEVLGPLVDGLPERPVLIAQDPGAAATLVRILVEGGDVERAEVVARTAAAVAARNAPRPEADRPGSANGAGVDPGVDRGGLAGLVGGAAHAAGLLNRDLSALRTAIEAFRRTPRRLALATALADAAAAADAGASADAGDLVGFESESESESGAEAWRAEALALASACGAHRLRRSLTSPANATAPTSGRAATHAGVSLEADPDHPSADDGSVSIGSALERLSPAERRVALLVADGLTNHQVAAHLHLSRHTVDSHLRKIFAKWTIQSRVALATVVARDLPTREPDASSTPQR; encoded by the coding sequence GTGACCGCTCCGATCGGACGCGAGCGCGAGCTGGACGCGCTCGACGCCACGCTCGCGGACGGCGTCGGCGGCTGCACGGTCGTGACCGGCCCGGCCGGCATCGGCAAGTCGTACCTGCTCGACGCGGTCATCCGCCGGGCCCGCGAGCGCGGGACGACCGTCGCGACCCGGCGCGCGTTCGAGCTCGACCGTGCGGTGCCGCTGATCTCGCTGGCGTCCGCGCTGCGGAACTGCGACCCGCCGTCGGCGTCGTTCGGCTGGCTGCCGGGCGAGTCCGGGAACACGTTCCGGACGCTCGAACGGCTCGGCGCGTCGCTGGAAACCAGCGCGGCCGAGCGTCCGCTGGTCGTCGCGATCGACGACGCCCAGTGGATCGACGAGTTCAGCGCGCTCGCTATCCGTCAGCTCGTGCCCGCGCTCGCGTCGTCCCCGGTGCGGTGGTTGCTGGCTCGTCGTCCGCAACCGGAGGGGACCCCGGGACAGCAGGTCGTCTCCTGGCTGCGCCAGGAGGGCGCGGACGAGGTCGTGCTCGGCGGCCTCCCGGAGGACGCGGTCGGCGCGCTCTGCGCGCAGGTCCTCGACGCCGAGGTCGACAGCACCGTGCTCGCGCTGGCGTCCGGGTTCGGGGGCAGTCCGCTGCAGGTGACGCAGCTGATGCGGTCGTTGCGGGTGACGGATCAGCTGGTGATCGCGGACGGGGTGGCGACGGTCGTCGGCACCGAGTTGCCGTCGTCGTTCGTCGCGATGGTGCGTCAGGTGCTGGATCAGTTGCCGGACGACCCCCGTACGGTGGTGCGTTCGAGTGCGGTGTTCGGCCGTCCTTTCGGGCTGGGCGAGGTCGCGCGGTTGCTCGGGCGGCGGCCGGCCGAGCTGGTGCCGCTGATCGAGCTGGCGGTCTCCGCGTCGCTGCTGACCGACGCCGGTGGCGTGCTGACGTTCGTGCACGATCTGGTTCGGCGCGCGGTCCACAGCACGCTCGGTGAGGCGGTCGCGGTCGTGCTGCACCGCGAGGCGGCGACGATCGCCCGCGCCGACGGACGGCCGCCGATGGAGATCGCCGAACACCTGCTGTCCGGCGGCCGCGACGGTCGGCGCGAAGCCGTCGACGAGCTCCGGGCGGCGGCCGCCGACGTCGCCGCGATGGCACCCAGCACCGCCGCTGACCTGCTCGTCCACGCGTTGGACGTCCTCGGGGAGCACGGGCCGGGACGGACGGCGCTGGTGGCCGAGGCCGTCGGCCTCCTGGCCGCGGCCGGGCGCCTGGACCAGGCCCGCGACCTCGGTCGCGCGGCGCTGCGCGCCGGACTCGACCGGCCGACCGAGGCACGGCTGCTCCTCGGCCTGGCCGAGGCGTTCAAGCACGCCGGGCACAACGCGACCGCGGTCGGGTACGCCGATCAGGGGCTTCGGCACACTGATGGGGACGCGCTGGCCGCGCGGTTGTACGCGATCCGCGCGCACGCCCAGGTGTACACCGGGGACCTGGCCGGGGCGGACCGGTCCGGCGAGCAGGCCGACGTGATCGGGCGCGCCGTCGGGGAGCCCGGCGCGTCGGTGTTCGGGCTGTGCGCGAGGAGTCTGGTCGCGCAGGCGCGCGGCGATCTCGGCGGTGCGCTGCGCCACGCCGAGGTGGCGACGGCGCTGGCCGACGAGGTCGGTGGAGAGGCGCTGCAGCGGCATCCGAGGATCTGGCTGGCCGCCGCGCTGACCGAGCTGGATCGGCTGGACGAGGCGGCGCGGGAGATCGAACGCGGGCGGGACGAGTCGGATCGGCTGGGGACGGGCTGGTCGGCGCCCCTGTGGCACTACTACGGGGCGGCGGTGCTGCTGGCCCGGGGTGAGCTCGAGGATGCCGTGGCCGAGGCGAACGCGGGGGTCGCGGTAGCGGAGCGGTTGGGGTCTCACCAGCTGGCGTTGCCGCTGCTGGGGACGTTGGTGCGGGTGGCCGTGGAGCGGGGCGCGGTGGACGCGGCGGTCGAGTACCGCGGCCGGATGGAGGCGCTGGTGGCCGGCGGCATGAGCGCCGCTCCGGAGGATGTCGAGTATCCGAGGGGGTTGGTGCTGGCGGCGGTGGGGGATGTGGGCGGTGCTCTCGAGGTGCTCGGGCCGTTGGTCGACGGCCTGCCGGAGCGGCCGGTGCTGATAGCCCAGGATCCGGGTGCGGCCGCAACCCTGGTGCGGATCTTGGTGGAGGGTGGCGATGTCGAGCGCGCGGAGGTGGTAGCCCGAACCGCCGCGGCGGTGGCCGCCCGCAACGCGCCGCGGCCCGAGGCCGACCGGCCCGGCTCGGCGAACGGCGCCGGGGTGGATCCGGGGGTGGATCGAGGCGGGTTGGCGGGGCTGGTTGGTGGGGCGGCTCATGCGGCCGGGTTGCTCAACCGGGACCTGTCCGCGCTGCGGACCGCGATCGAAGCCTTCCGCCGAACGCCCCGGCGCCTGGCCCTCGCCACCGCCCTGGCGGACGCGGCCGCCGCAGCGGATGCGGGTGCCTCGGCGGATGCGGGTGACCTGGTCGGCTTTGAGTCGGAGTCGGAGTCGGAGTCGGGGGCGGAGGCGTGGCGCGCCGAGGCGCTGGCGCTCGCCTCCGCCTGCGGAGCCCACCGCCTCCGCCGATCGCTCACCAGCCCCGCGAACGCCACGGCCCCGACGAGCGGCCGGGCCGCAACCCACGCGGGCGTCTCACTCGAAGCAGACCCGGACCACCCAAGCGCGGACGACGGGTCGGTGTCGATCGGGTCGGCGTTGGAGCGGCTGTCGCCGGCCGAGCGGCGGGTGGCCCTACTGGTGGCCGACGGGCTGACGAACCACCAAGTCGCGGCCCACCTGCACCTGTCCCGCCACACCGTCGACAGCCACCTCCGCAAGATCTTCGCCAAGTGGACGATCCAAAGCCGAGTAGCCCTGGCCACCGTAGTCGCCCGAGACCTCCCCACCCGAGAGCCAGACGCAAGCAGCACCCCTCAGCGATGA
- a CDS encoding PQQ-dependent sugar dehydrogenase, translating to MNSFARAVVAGGLVCAIAACSTDGRADDSPPKQTVPPSASVADADVPALTATSVRPLAGNGDDPFDRTRTLQAPPGWTVTVWARVTGARLLAWTPDGRLLVSRPSAGEVVELVPGAGVPAQRTLVRGLNQPHGLAFAGNTLYVAESDQVDSFVYRAGAVSGRRVVVSGLPDAKSPELGGHYAHALKSVAIGRDGALYVSVGSTGNISAEDRDADPERATILRVPPGGGKPAVFARGVRNGTGLAIAPDGAVWTAVNNRDNIEYPHPGRDQGEVLQEYVNDHPLEPLARLTQGRDLGWPYCNPDPDLKLGDKDSPLSYTRRPFVRDVQTNADGSKLDCASLAPVEQGMGAHSAPLGLSFAPGLGGGYGPGALVGIHGSWNRHPPRPPEVSFFAWRGNTLGPQQTLLTGFQNRDGSRWGRPVMAVQGPDKALYVSDDKANAVYRVVPT from the coding sequence ATGAACAGCTTCGCGCGGGCGGTAGTGGCCGGCGGACTGGTGTGCGCGATCGCGGCGTGCTCCACGGACGGGCGGGCCGACGACAGCCCGCCCAAGCAGACCGTGCCCCCGTCCGCGTCGGTGGCCGACGCCGACGTGCCCGCGCTGACCGCCACGTCGGTACGGCCGCTGGCCGGCAACGGCGACGACCCGTTCGACCGGACCCGCACGCTGCAGGCCCCGCCCGGCTGGACGGTCACGGTCTGGGCCCGGGTGACCGGCGCCCGCCTCCTGGCCTGGACGCCCGACGGCCGGCTGCTGGTGTCCCGCCCGTCGGCGGGCGAGGTCGTCGAGCTCGTGCCGGGGGCCGGCGTACCGGCCCAGCGGACCTTGGTGCGCGGGCTGAACCAGCCGCACGGCCTGGCGTTCGCGGGGAACACGCTGTACGTGGCCGAGAGCGACCAGGTCGACTCGTTCGTCTACCGCGCCGGTGCGGTGTCGGGCCGGCGGGTCGTGGTCTCCGGGCTCCCCGACGCGAAGAGTCCCGAGCTCGGCGGGCACTACGCGCACGCGCTGAAGAGCGTCGCGATCGGCCGGGACGGCGCGCTGTACGTGTCGGTCGGCTCGACCGGCAACATCTCGGCCGAGGACCGCGACGCCGACCCCGAGCGGGCGACGATTCTGCGGGTGCCCCCGGGCGGCGGCAAGCCCGCCGTGTTCGCCCGCGGCGTCCGCAACGGCACCGGTCTGGCGATCGCCCCCGACGGCGCGGTCTGGACCGCGGTGAACAACCGGGACAACATCGAGTACCCGCACCCGGGCCGCGACCAGGGTGAGGTGCTGCAGGAGTACGTCAACGACCACCCGCTGGAGCCGCTGGCCCGCCTCACCCAGGGCCGCGACCTCGGCTGGCCGTACTGCAACCCGGACCCGGACCTGAAGCTCGGCGACAAGGACTCGCCGCTGAGCTACACCCGCCGCCCGTTCGTCCGGGACGTCCAGACGAACGCCGACGGGTCGAAGCTGGACTGTGCGTCGCTGGCGCCGGTCGAGCAGGGGATGGGCGCCCACTCGGCGCCGCTGGGGCTGAGTTTCGCGCCGGGCCTGGGTGGAGGCTACGGGCCGGGTGCGCTGGTCGGGATCCACGGCTCGTGGAATCGTCACCCGCCCCGCCCGCCCGAGGTCTCGTTCTTCGCCTGGCGGGGGAACACGCTCGGCCCGCAGCAGACGCTGCTGACCGGTTTCCAGAATCGCGACGGCTCGCGGTGGGGCCGCCCGGTGATGGCCGTGCAGGGCCCGGACAAGGCGCTGTACGTCAGCGACGACAAGGCCAACGCGGTGTACCGCGTGGTGCCGACGTAG
- a CDS encoding ArsR/SmtB family transcription factor yields MADGELVLREPAQFKALSHPLRHRLLMALRQRPATLAQLAEAVGSTKGTVGYHVRVLVDAGLVRPAHTGRVRGGTEQYYEPSGGALRFAADAPVGGEFLVRAALGEMLPGGPELTVLRHVRLTTAQAEALVADVERFAGSERFAGGEQFAGGEHGGASGEQYGLLVSLYRADIPQLPPDHVNS; encoded by the coding sequence ATGGCCGACGGCGAGCTGGTCCTCCGCGAACCCGCGCAGTTCAAAGCGCTGAGCCATCCGCTCCGGCACCGGCTGCTGATGGCCCTGCGACAGCGCCCGGCGACGCTCGCGCAGCTCGCCGAGGCGGTCGGGTCGACGAAGGGCACGGTCGGGTACCACGTGCGGGTGCTGGTCGACGCCGGCCTGGTCCGCCCGGCCCACACCGGACGGGTGCGCGGGGGCACCGAGCAGTACTACGAGCCGTCCGGCGGCGCGCTGCGGTTCGCCGCCGACGCGCCGGTCGGCGGGGAGTTCCTGGTGCGGGCCGCACTCGGCGAGATGCTGCCGGGCGGCCCGGAGCTCACCGTCCTGCGCCACGTCCGGCTGACCACCGCGCAGGCCGAGGCCCTCGTCGCCGACGTGGAGCGGTTCGCCGGGAGCGAGCGGTTCGCCGGGGGTGAGCAGTTCGCCGGGGGTGAGCACGGCGGAGCGTCCGGGGAGCAGTACGGGCTGCTGGTGAGCCTCTACCGGGCCGACATCCCGCAGCTCCCCCCGGATCACGTGAACTCGTGA